CCTGTGGGTCCCCAGAATAATCCCTAGGAGGCATCGTCAAGGAGACACAACCAAGCACACAACACTCTCTCCTGTCATACAAACATTATACATGTTTTTGTCTTTAAAAAGTCTTaggcacaaacacaaaaataaaaagtaATGCAAAAATGCTTTGAGATATTATGAAATCAAAAGACTAAACAGAAATGTTCACAGCATTGAAACTTTTTATGCTGCTGCACAAAGACTACTAGGACTACTAGAACTCCTAACGGTGGTCAAAGCATGTCCACCGAGGGGTCGGTCAGTCAGTCGGCCATGTTAGAAGGATACGGCGAGCATGCTTTTCCTTCACAGGGGTCTCTGCAGTGTTGATGGCTTTGCTGATGCTGCTCagctgtaggagagagagagagtacaggtGTCAGTCAGTCTCCACGGTTACCCATCACCCATGGTGCCGGACAAGCCTGAACATTCCTTCCTGCTTGTGGGCCTAAATCGGGTGACCTCACGGGGAGGCTGTGATTGGGAGCTTCCGGGATCATGTGACTCACCGGTCTCCACTCTCAGCAGCAGTCGACAAGGCAACAACTAGGCTTTGGTTTCAACTGTGTCAGCAcagagggagtggaggaagtggagggagggagtcgcCCTTACAAACAACACAGATGTGCCTGCAGAGGTTGTTTCTACAAGGAGTCAAACCAGAGACAAAACAAGTCTCGCTGTAACTGGTTCCGAGTGGAATCCGAAACTGCCCGAACTTTTTCAAATTTAAATTTGACAAAAAGGATCTGGTACTTGAGCAGTGGCTCCCAGCTCATCTTCAGCTGGTTCTCCAGGAGATCAGACAAAGTAGTACCTAAAGTAACACCAGACCTCTGtaatgtttgtgtgggtgtgtcaggcATGACACTGGTGCTCTGCTCTGCATTCCAGGAGTCATCCTGCGTACAGTCGCTCTCAACACCCAGCGGTGACCACAGATCCATCTAGGGGACGAACAACCGAACAACCGTCTATTCagcctccaaaacacacacaggaacacggcCCAGACATGACCTCAATGCTTCAACAACATCTATTCTCAGCGTCAGTTGTAAACTACCAAAATAGGCATCGACGCAACACAGGAACAACGAGTATAAACACTTTGGGTTTATTTTTAAAAGAAAgtttaaaacctacctttttaccaaagcatttaacacattttctctcagaagggttttactacttttattagttatattattgtttgctattttaattattacttttatcacttgtattattgttttcattgattttatgtaaatcaccttgagctgcaattcttgtatgaaatgtgctatatgaataaagtctatttattattTGGACTAAGTTATTATTCTAACCCAACATCAAGAGCTGCCGATTGAAGCCATGCGGAAATATCGTTGAACTGGACTCTATTTGTTCTTGCGCGTATGAAgtgagtgtggttgtgtgagGGGCTGAGCCCATACGGAGGGTTAGTCAGAGGGATCCCCGTACGGAGGGTTAGTCAGAGGGATCCCCGTGCCTTGGGGGTGTCCTGGGCTCCGTTACACTGGTGATAATGACAATGAAGAAAACAAGAatgtcctcctctccaggatgcTGCGGCCCCAGTTCTCCCCCTCGGGCACCTCATCTGACAGGTAGAACAAGTCCAGGTGAACAAGTCCAGGTGTACAAGTCCAGGTGTACAAGTCCAGGTGTACAAGTCCAGGTGAACAAGTCCAGGTGAACAAGTCCAGGTGTACAAGTCCAGGTGAACAAGTCCAGGTGTACAAGTCCAGGTGTACAAGTCCAGGTGAACAAGTCCAGGTGAACAAGTCCAGGTGTACAAGTCCAGGTGTACAAGTCCAGGTGTACATGTCCAGGTGAACAAGTCCAGGTGTACAAGTCCAGGTGTACATGTCCAGGTGTACATGTCCAGGTGAACAAGTCCAGGTGTACAAGTCCAGGTGAACAAGTCCAGGTGAACAAGTCCAGGTGTACAAGTCCAGGTGTACAAGTCCAGGTGTACATGTCCAGGTGAACAAGTCCAGGTGAACAAGTCCAGGTGTACATGTCCAGGTGAACAAGTCCAGGTGAACATGTCCAGGTGTACATGTCCAGGTGAACAAGTCCAGGTGAACAAGTCCAGGTGTACAAGTCCAGGTGTACAAGTCCAGGTGTACAAGTCCAGGTGAAGGCAGAAGTGAGGAAACGTGTAAGGGAAAAGCCAAAAGATGTTGACAAAAAAAGCACACGACCCAAACTCGCTGGGTTTGAGTCGTCTAAATGAATCTAATCATTACGGGTTTAGATAAACACAAAGGATTAGCGAACCTGTTAAACTAAACAAAGAGAACAGCTTGGGCAAACAGGAGCAGGAAAGACTGGCTGCTAGAAATCTTTCAACCCTGCGATACAAAACTCTAAAAAAAGACAGTACACAACGAATAGTTCTTCTTTACTGAGTCAGACTGAATCAGAGATGTGTACAACCTGAGGCTGTCTCACTCCCTGGTTGACTGAACCACAGCTCATTACATTACTGAGCAATCCAGCTGGCAAAAAGTCACAAATGAAGGCGTGAATTTttctattctctctttttctattctccccctgcctctcccccccagcctccccccctctccccccccagcctccccctctccccccccagcctcccccctctcccccccagcctccccctttcccccccagcctccccctctctcccccccagccccccccccctctcccccccagcctccccctgcccttggcttcctctcccccccagcctccccctctcccccccagcctccccctgcctccctccctctctctcccagcctccccctcctccccccagcctccccatgcctccctctctctcccagcctccccctctccccaactATCTTCCAGAGACGGCTTGCTATTCAAACAGGTGTGCCCTTTGTCCCTCTACCACAGAAACTCCCACAAACACTGAATTAGACCAACACAGCGACATTCATGGAAGCACTAGCCTAtatatggaaacacacacacccatcaacaaacactcaacacacatgaccaaacacaaacacacacattccaccaaacacacacacacaccccaaccaaacagacaccgTCTCCTAACAAAGCACAGAGGGCCTACTGTGGCCTGCAGCAGTCCCTccggagggcagagggagatgGCTGTCCTGGTTCAGgggcaccccctccctcctccccaggccccCACTAAGGCCCTGGCTTACCCAGGGCAGTAGCCAGGGTCTGGGTGGAGAGGCCTGGGACAATGAGGGGCTTGTTTGGGgtaggggggggtgggtgtggagAAAGCCCGTCAGCTGGGGTAGAAGATTGGGTTGGACGGAAGCCACGTTCTGGCACACTGGGCCTGGCACCCGGGTCGGGACAGATGGCCAGTGAACAGcatgggggggggaagagagagagagagagagagacacacagagagagagagagagagagagagagagagaggggtagagagagagagagaggggtagagagagagagagagagagagagagagagagagagagagagagagagaggggtagagagagagagaaggagaaaacgagagagagagagagagagataaggagaaaacgagagagagagagagagagagagagagagagagagagagagagagatgaggcccGTAGAGGAGTTCTGAGCGAGgatagggtgagagagagatggacatcGCAAAAGGGGAGGGACCACGTGATAAAGAGAAAGTTAACCAGGCAGCgaaagggggatggagagagtgagggagttacccccccctaccccccctcaTCAGAGAGAGTAACACCCTTCTCAGAGGGAAGACCCTAACACCGTTGGCAAGGGGTAATCCATTTGGTTGTTAACTGCAGCTTTTCAGTGTGTCGGAGTGACACTGATTGGCTGCTCAAACACATTCCAAATCCAGCATGCTCCTGAAAAAACACCCTAATCCCATGTCAGCGACAGATTCACTAGGTTACtagtgagagcagggagagagagatggagggagaggctgagaaGAAGAGACACATGAGCTCACACTAATCCCTCAGGCCAGCCATAAGGTTGTTGGCCAACTACATAGTACATAAttacactgtatacacacacacacacacactgtccactcCAGTCTATGACTGGCCCATCCTTACCTCGTCCTCTCTAGGTTTCAACAGCATGTCTATGTGCCTGGACATCCCTGCTCTGTGGAAGCACGCTCCTTGCCCCTCTGCTGGACGACGCTGGGCTCTTAGCCGGCGGCGAGGGCAGTTATGCTGCTCCTTATCAGCTTAATTAAACACAACGCCGCAGGAGTTAGCCCCAAGGTCACCCTCAGACCTGAGCAGGGACTATCACCCTTTAAACGCCTTTAAACCACAAGCTCACACCACTAACGCCGCTGAACGTAGCGTCTGGTTAGACAGTACTGTGATAAACTTGCCCTAATGCGATGGGATGTGTCGAGATAGCATGCTAACTCACTGCTAGGTtttagccctctctcctctcacatcTACTAGGCTGGAAGTCAGTCAGTGACAAGAATTaaatacatgcacacaggcTTCTGCTGTAATACATGGTCTGAGCTAGATGTAATATCGAGGTCATTCTTCACTGGATATGACATCACCACGTTGTTGAGGGAAAAACAACAGATTAAGGCTTGTGGGAATACTCACACAGCAGGAACATTTGGTTATTTTCTTCACACTAGGCCATTTCATGGGTTGTATTGTAACAGTGGGAGATATTCTAACACTAGGCTATATTCTAACACCGAGATGTTTTCTAACGATAGGCTATACACGTCTCAAAATGATTTGCATGGTAAAAAGTGCTTCCTTCACAACATTCTTAGGGGAGACATTGGAAAATAAAAAATGAGCGCACATTTAAAATCATCAAAACACTCAGATCCCCCTGCCGTCCACTTAAAACACGAACCGAATTGCAACCGATCCATCTCAACGATGCCTCCCGTAAGATCAAATGCTAACAGTATCCTGGGAACACCTCTTAAGGCAGTTATCTAACTCCCcagtcacttcctcctccattcCAGCTTTTTTCTAAAACATTCTCTCGCAGCAGCACAATAGCGGGCTCAGTCCCCACGGTGTCCCCTACGCAGAAACCCAACCCTAACAGACCCTGCCCTTCCTGCCTTTGATGAACTTTCTCGCAGGGCCcttactgtgtgtgtccccGTATCACTCCCAgcccacagcacaccacagacCAGAACCCTGAATGCTAAACAAGACCAACTCGCAGTTAGGTTTAGGGTGACTGACTATAGAGGAACACGCTCCCAGGCTAGCCAGCCAGGTGAGCTCCGTGTGGCGTGCCAGCCAGGTGTTCCACACCCTCTGTGAGGGCTAGGAGAGGTTCCCAGGAGCCCCTCTAACCCGCCAAGCGTCCCACACCAGACTGCTCGTCTCCCTGCCCATCTTCTCGCTAACCGGCTGGTGAGCCTGGCATCGCCACGACAACACAATGTtgccgtggtggtggtgggggggaggggggtgtgaagaggcatttttgAATGAAATTCCCGGACTGAAACGATAATGGTGAGAAAGGCTTTCTCTGCTCTCACTCCTGCGGTGGCGTTTTGCCTTCTGCtctgaccaccccccccctcccttccctctcccctccccctctctcatggGCACTTCGGCAACAGTGACTGGAATTAGGGAgggcaaacaccacacacaaacaccacacacacacacacacacacaggtagagagAGTGTAAACAACAGACTAGTGTGGGACATTTGACCTTGCTACTGAAGGGCAACAGAGAGAAACCAGACAAAAACTGATACAGGACAGAGAAATACAGGAGTACAACATCAGGCCTACAACAGTTGTTTCTGCCGATTCAACACATGATTTATGTACTTAACCGATGATATCCAATCATTGTTGGCGTTGCTCCAGTTGTGCAAAGGAGACCGTGTTTAAATAAACCCGCCCTATTTCTCTGTAGAAGTAACCCCAAATATCAGCCCTGGGAGGGTTTAGCTTCTGTTTTCACAAAGGCCACAAAAACTGTGTAGGTATGATGGATAGACAAGCTGAATCACAGTGACTCAGTCACTTCCTCTAGAAATGAGTAAGGGGCAGGACACCCAGGAACCCGTCTCGTTGGATGTGACGTCAACCCCGCTTTCAGGACCGTCAGGCGTATGCAGGCCACGTGACGGTACCGATGATATGATCTGATGGATTATCTTTGATGGATTTACACATCCAGTCCACAAAGCCATCAAGGAGATCACACAgtctctttctgcctttctccctctctattgtTTCCTTACCCACACGCCCAAAAGGAATTCTTCCTCTTCCATATAGTTTCAGATTAGCTTTATCGTTGCTATACTTTGCCTGTCTTACTCACTGAAGGTGGTATCCAGTGGCtaatgttttagtttttttgtcatttagcagacactcttattcagagcgacttacagtaagtacagggacattccccctgaggcaagtagggtgaagtgctttaaccaaggacacaacgtaatttttgcacgaccgggaatcgaaccagcaaacttcggattaatagcccaattctctaaccgctcagccatctgacactgCATCTGACTCCAAGGTTGCCTTTACAAAACAGTCCTGTTAGAGGATCAGACGGACCGTGATGAtttgatacacacacattaaacaaaaGTCAGCTTGGACTAGGCTATATGAAATGTTGATATAAAGAAAACGATCCGGAGGTATGCAAATGACATTCCACTAACAGTGTCTCAATGGAATAACCATGGGTAGGCCAATGTCATGTCTCCACCCATATCCTGCACGCGAGTAAACAGGTATGAAGGAATTACAAACAAGAAGGGTCAGCTGATTATCAAACGTGTTACACGAGATGCACTGCCCATGGCCCATTGCTCTCTCAAAGGGTATGCATATTTGTGTAGGATTTTCTGGTGGTCACCTTCTGTAAAACCAGTggtgaaacattttttattaaaaatgtGTATAAATGTTTTTAGTTCAACTTCCACAGCATTGGTCTTTCCAACTGAAATATTTAAAACAATCCAGACATGGGCGACGGCCATTCACTTATTTACACCCAAAATGCGTTTTTGCTGTAACCGCTTCTCCTTAATTATTCTTATTAAAGAAATTGGTTCACTTAAAATTAAACCATCATGGTGCATTAAgactttttttgtatttcactTCTAAGTGAAAGTAGCATCCTTGTTTGATGGATCTCGTCCCAGGTGATGGACAATATAGACTCGAAACGCGCAACCAGCGTTTAAAACCTTGACAAAACATAGGATAGGAATAGATATTTAATAACTATAGCATGTATCTAAAGCTAAAATAGGCTACAGCATCCGCTTAGACATGTCAATAGAATCCGCAGATATAAAAATGCGTCCAAATTTGAATGACTGACACTTCACCAACTTCTCTTTGCGGCCTTCCATAATCGATTGCCTACATATGTTTGGTAGATCTGCGGAAAAGAACACCGACCGTGTAACACAACCTGCCAGGTATTGCTGAGTTTACCTGCTGTTTGTCGAAATGTTCTCTCTCAGCTCCTAAATTCGTTTCTGTTCTCTTGCTTTTCACCCTTAAAGGCACCTGTCGTATGGTATTCATCCTCCACTCTGGAACCGGCTTGAATTCTCAGAAATAATCGACGGGAACCGAATGTTTAAAATATTTACTGTGTATCCGCGTCTTCTTTAGGCTAAGAATCCCAGTCAAATGGTGAATAGGCTATCCTGGATATATTCGGTATGAGCGCCAGCACGCGATCACTCGGTTCCAGCCGTTCGATACCAGCGACTAGCATTTGGAAGCAGAGCATTCACAAGGAACAAACATCACCGGTGAAGGAGGACAGACGAGTATGTAGGCTGTGTTTGCTATACGGATCCTCGTTCAGGATACACTGGATGATACGACAGTAGTTCGCACATAGCAACGCGGGGGGAGCCAATGCGAcagggagttttttttttttagctacgtCATGCGGTATTGACCTAAACTGCTTTTTTGAAAGTCGGTTGAAACGTAGATCAGCATTGGTCACACCTTTCAAATCAGTGTTTGTGTAAATTTGTAAATCTGCCTTATTGACATAATTTGAATAAAATAATGaaggcccccccaaaaaattcaaTTTCCTCCATTATTCATTTGCAATTGGTTGCTCAATTCCTAACCTACCTCGATTAATCAATTCCTTGCACCTGGACACAGTCCGTTGGAAGGCCAAGAGGTTTTGCAAGCATAGGTCTATTAAGAATTTTATAAAAGCGCAAAATATGTAATCAAGTCTGAAAGGTCAGGTGCTGTCAACGATCTTAGATTCACTGGGTCCTTCTAGGTCTCCGGACTCAGGAATACCAATTCCTTTGATAATAGGCCTACTTCTTAACGTCAGCATCAAAAATAATTTGACATAGCCAATAGGCTGGCTAATAATTTTGCTTGATGACAATATTAATTGCGCTCTAAAAGGAATTTAACAGAAAAGTTGCTTAGGCTACAGGACACCCATTTCGAAACATGACAAACCAAATTGGTTTATTTTAATTCTGGGTAAACTTGCAGTGTAGTGTGTAATGCTAAAGCTGACGTTACATTTTTGCTATTGTAGGCTACACAGCATGAAACGTGTTTTTCTGGTCTGTCAAGATTGGTCATGCAATCACTGCCCCTCTGGATCAAGCCAAAAGTTTATCATCAATCATGTGTAGTGTGTAACAAACGTTAACTTCGTTTGGATAGAGTGGCTGTTCCTTTGCTGTTGTCCTCATTTTAAAGTATGTTATTCAAACGTCCTCTTAGCGACACGTTCGCCTCTTTGCATTGACGGCACCTGTGGAGCTTTGAAAGATTGTGGTTTGATATGCAGGTGGAGAATGAAAGACTTGTTGATGGTCCTTCAGAAAGACAAGATATGTTTTTACAGCACGGGACAAACTGGCTCTCTCACATTCCTACCCTGCCCAGGGAAACTAACAACCTGTGCCCCACACCCCATGCATGGTCTTCACACTGTGATTAATCTCTCCAGATTTACATACACGTTTGACAAATGTAGTTCGAACTTTTTTTGCAGAGACATATAACTTTCGAAATATAACTTATAACTTTATATGTCTTTATAAGAGACATATAACTTTTCGGAACCCTACAAATGATTCTAGAACCAATATGGTGATTCTTTTAACGCTGATATGTGTGAAAAATGTTTTCcaaatcccaaacacacaaacttactCCACTAAAGCGTTAAAAACACTACCATTGCGAAACACGTTCACGCCAATTTGACCTATCGATAGAATTAGATTACACTGCCCCCTTTTGGACATTATGCGACATGATATCAATGTTTTCAGTGTCATAGTTCATGTGTTGCCGCCTGTGGTCTGGCAGTGGAGAAGTACAACTCTTCTCATGACTTAAGTAACTACATAAAACGCCATTGTTAAGCTTGGTGTTGATATTGCATTTTTATGTCATAATATATTGATTATAGATACGTTTAGATATAGATTTATAGATAAGAGTTTGCATAAATGTATATTTGGCAGCTACAAGTTTTGTGGCCCCTAAAAACTATTTCGAGTTTAGTCAGTCTTTAAAGCTATTGGAAGATAAAATGAATTGAAACTCTCAATATCTTGAAATGTATTTGGAATAACTCGTTATTTTAATATTTGTACTTAAGTTAGATGTacttgtttattttttctttgtctttttgtgAATACTGATTGATTTGTTATTTGAATATTGATGAGTAATAACATAATAGAAGAAACGTTCTCCCTCTAATTCTAATCTAATTTGGTTCGTCAAAGTATTAATTATGTAATCCtagtatttattgttatctgtaatttaggaaattttagtgttagggttagtatagtcgtatatttattgctatctgtatatttaggaagttcacttatctaagctcggcatagatgtaaatttgttccgtgtacttatatgttaagCCAcatgcttgcgttgtcttgtcttaagaatttcagtgcccagtccaACCTTGTGTTTTTCTGTTATTTTGGTGATTAAATTTTTATTAAACCAAATGAAACCACACTTCACAGGACGTGCTATTTTAAACGTGTTAGTTCCTCTCAAGGTTGCTTTTAAACCCTGTCATGCATCTGAGttccacagaaacacaccagctaTTTCTCCTCGTACCTCGACACTTATTCGACCCATATTGAAAACGCAGGACGGAGCGTTGTGAGTAAGAACCGTATTATCTCAATGTTTGCTTTCGTTTATTGACGCGGGTTTGTTTGACTCAAACACAATATAAACCCCTCAGGACCAGCGACAAGTTACTGTTGCGCTCAGACGTGGGGGTGCAAGTCCCAACCACGCGACCTTCCCGTAAACGTAAACATGCAGAACGTAACCTGTGATGTCACTCAAACGCTCAGATGCCCTTGTTTGCTCTGAAAACACGAATAAATTGAGCATGACAACACAAAGTATTTCAGTCCCACTTCCTTGTCCTACCATTTCAACAACCTTGACAGGATACTCTTCTTTTATAAAAATACAACTTAACAGAATacccaacatgaaaatgttggGGACTTTTATGATGATGATTTCTCAGCTTCAACTTCCTTCCTGACAGCTTGCACAGATGAGGATGTCTTTCGAGATCACAGCACCGAGGTCATATGTACGTTCATTCAGCATCGGTCTCGCTTGAGGTAGGGTCACGATCGTCGATGGCAACGATGGTAAGGTGTGTCGACGTAGAGCTGCTCGCCAGGGTCCTTCCTCCCCTGTTGCTGTTGGAGTGCATGCTCGGTATCCTTGGTAACAGCCTGGCTCTCTGGATCTTTTGTTTCCACCTGAAGCCCTGGAAAAGCAGCACCGTCTTCCTGTTCAACCTGGCACTGGCCGACTTCCTGCTCAACATGGGACTGCCAGCCCGAGTCAGTTACTACCTGCTAGGGATGGACTGGAGGTTTGGAAACGCTTCCtgtaccatctctctcttcctgctggcTCTGAACCGCCGAGGGAGTATCCTGTTCTTGATGGCCATCGCCGTGGACCGGTATGTGCGCGTGGTTCATCCTCACCACCCCCTAAACTCCATGTCCCTCTTAAAAGCCTCGTGCCTTTCAGCTGGGCTCTGGATACTCAACGCGTCCTCCAACGCACACCTGCTCTCCCGCTCCCACGTCTTCAATAGCGAAAACTCCACTCTGTACAGGTGCGAGAGCTTTACCCACAACGACGAGCTGAACAGATCAATGTTCATCCTGGAGTTCCTGCTGTCTCTGGGGATCATCCTGTTCTGCTCCCAGCGGATTTCAGGCAAGCTGCGGGCCAGACAGCTGGACAGGACTCCCCGCATCTGCAGGGTGCAGAGGAGTCTCTGGGTGGTCACCTCCATGTTCATCATCTGTTTTCTCCCGAGCAACATCACCCGTTTCTTAATCTGGGCCAGAGATGCTTTCGCTGGCGGAGAGGGAGACTGCGACAGCCACAAACCCCTGGAGACGGCTTTCTACATCACCATCTGCCTTACCTACCTCAACAGCATGCTGGACCCGGTGGTTTATTACTTCATTAACCCGTCGTTCAAGGGAATCTACAGAAAGCTCCTGAAATACATCCTGGAAAAGATCAGGGCAGACCAGAAGGATGAGCGGGCCGCCCCAGCGCAGGGTGTCGAGGACAACACCAATAATGACCAACTGACTACTTTAGAGTCATATTTGAAAAACCCTGTCTGAAAAGCGACAtattctctgttaaattgcttgCAAAAAATGCTATGCTTTTATTTTTATCATTATAAACATGCACAGTATCTTCAGCGGTATGTATAGAAAACAGGCTGGATTGTCCCAACTCATTCACCATTTATTTAGCCCTATTTCATACTTAAAATGGAACAAATTCACAATTAAAaagaaataaatgttttaataacatgcaaacatatttatttgtgtgtattAACAGTATGATAGATAATGGaagtgtaaatataaatatcagaCTGGTCTCTGGATTCT
This is a stretch of genomic DNA from Hypomesus transpacificus isolate Combined female unplaced genomic scaffold, fHypTra1 scaffold_42, whole genome shotgun sequence. It encodes these proteins:
- the LOC124464820 gene encoding hydroxycarboxylic acid receptor 3-like, with the protein product MYVHSASVSLEVGSRSSMATMVRCVDVELLARVLPPLLLLECMLGILGNSLALWIFCFHLKPWKSSTVFLFNLALADFLLNMGLPARVSYYLLGMDWRFGNASCTISLFLLALNRRGSILFLMAIAVDRYVRVVHPHHPLNSMSLLKASCLSAGLWILNASSNAHLLSRSHVFNSENSTLYRCESFTHNDELNRSMFILEFLLSLGIILFCSQRISGKLRARQLDRTPRICRVQRSLWVVTSMFIICFLPSNITRFLIWARDAFAGGEGDCDSHKPLETAFYITICLTYLNSMLDPVVYYFINPSFKGIYRKLLKYILEKIRADQKDERAAPAQGVEDNTNNDQLTTLESYLKNPV